ATTGTGCACTTAACCACTCCCTGTCATTGATTTAAAAGCGTGAGATTAGTATAAGTAGGCTGGAGGGAGTTTCCACCATTGTAAAGTCCATGTGAGAAAGGGGACAGTTGTTTGTACACTTCGGGAGCAGGGTGGAAAATTGGGACCTGGCCCCTATCTCACATGACCCCTTAACTAAGATTTCTTCCATTTGGCAAACTCATCCCCGCCCTCCGCGGCCTTGATGTCACCCACGGCGATCAGCAGCTGCGCCAGGTAGTACGTCGTCATGACGATGTGCCTGCCGTGCTCCAGGGGCTCCGTCACTTTGAAGGTCTGCAGCGCCAGCGTCAGGTCAGAGGTCATGAAGATCAAACTGCCCAGCATGATCAGCGGTCGGCGGGTGCGAACCGCCAGCGTAGCCATCAGGACGATCAGAGCCACGTACACCCCGACGCCGGGAGTCAGGGCGGCCGCGTCCGGTGTCTTCTGCAGGAAAGGGAAGAGGTAAGCGTAGAGGCCTCCCCCCAGCAGCCACAGGAGCAGGCAGAAGAAGTAggacagggaagaggaggagctGGGGGAGGAGTAACGAGTggagaggaaggtgagggagTAGAGCAGGTGGGCCAAGGCGAAGGAGGCCATTCCTgaggagaggattagagagaCAACAACATTACTTTATTGCCTGTATTCTACCTAAAATAGAGATTTGTCTATGTGCTTTATCCTCCCCAACAAGACAAGCAGAGCGGTTGGAGCAGACAGTCAGCTGCAGTGCATCACCCCAAGAGCAGCAGTTGTGGGTTGAGTGTCTTGCTCAAGTGCACAACAGCAGTTGATGTCACCATTTATTGATatgttacaggggagaggagggggatgaatgagccaattgtaaactggggtttattaggtgaccatgatggtttgagggccagattggtaatttagccaggacaccagggttaacacccctactcttacgataagtgccatgggatctttagtgaccccagagagtcaggacacccgtttaacgtcccatccaaaagacagcaccctacacagggcagtgtccccaatcactgccctgggccattgttttagaccagagggaagagtgcctccaactggccctccaacaccacttccagcagcatctggtctcccatccagggactgaccaggaccaaccctgcttagcttcagaagcaagccagcagtggtatgcagggtggtatgctgctggcataccTTACCATATTAGCCATACATGGTTTATAGTCATTGAAGTATGTCAGAGTACTCCAGTGACGTTACACACCAGCCACCCTCCAGTCAGACATGGGATTCAAACTGccaaccctccagtcagacaTGGGATTCAAACTGTCAACCCTCCAATCAGACATGGGATTCAAACTGTCAACCCTCCAGTCAGACATGGGATTCAAACTGCCAACCCTCCAGTGACATCCAATCAGACATGGGATTCAAACTGccaaccctccagtcagacaTGGGATTCAAACTGTCAACCCTCCAGTCAGACATGGGATTCAAACTGCCAACCCTCCAGTGACATCCAATCAGACATGGGATTCAAACTGccaaccctccagtcagacatgggattcaaactgccaaccctccagtcagacaTGGGATTCAAACTGCCAACCCTCCAGTGACATCCAATCAGACATGGGATTCAAACTGccaaccctccagtcagacaTGGGATTCAAACTGCCAACCCTCCAATCAGACATGGGATTCAAACTGCCAACCCTCCAGTGACATCCAATCAGACATGGGATTCAAACTGccaaccctccagtcagacaTGGGATTCAAACTGCCAACCCTCCAGTGACATCTAGTCAGATATGGGATTCAAACTGccaaccctccagtcagacatgggattcaaactgccaaccctccaatcagacatgggattcaaactgccaaccctccagtcagacaTGGGATTCAAACTGCCAACCCTCCAATCAGACATGGGATTCAAACTGCCAAACCTCCAGTGACATCCAGTCAGATATGGGATTCAAACTGCCAACCCTCCAGTGACATCCAATCAGACATGGGATTCAAACTGccaaccctccagtcagacatgggattcaaactgccaaccctccagtcagacaTGGGATTTAAACTGCCAACCCTCCATTCAGACATGGGATTCAAACTGCCAACCCTCCATTCAGACATGGGATTCAAACTGCCAACCCTCCAGTGACATCCAATCAGACATGGGATTCAAACTGCCAACCCTCCAGTGACATCCAGTCAGATATGGGATTCAAACTGCCAATCCTCCAGTCAGACATGGGATTCAAACTGGCAACCCTCCAGTGACATCCAGTCAGATATGGGATTCAAACTGCCAATCCTCCAATCAGACATGGGATTCAAACTGccaaccctccagtcagacaTGGGATTCAAACTGCCAATCCTCCAGTGACATCCAGTCAGACATGGGATTCAAACTGccaaccctccagtcagacatgggattcaaactgccaaccctccagtcagacaTAAGATTCAAACTGCCAACCCTCCAGTGACATCCAGTCAGATATGGGATTCAAACTGCCAACCCTCCAGTGACATCCAATCAGACATGGGATTCAAACTGccaaccctccagtcagacatgggattcaaactgccaaccctccagtcagatatgggattcaaactgccaaccctccagtcagacaTGGGATTCAAACTGCCAACCCTCCAGTCAGATATGGGATTCAAACTGCCAACCCTCCAGTGACATCCAGTCAGATATGGGATTCAAACTGCCAACCCTCCAGTGACATCCAGTCAGACATGGGATTCAAACTGCCAAACCTCCAGTTTCTGGCTtgccctctctaacctctaggctatcTGCCATGTCTGCAGTGTCTGCAGGACTTTATCAGTAGCAGTAGAAAAAGCTCTCGTTACCATGGAGAAACAGCTCGGGCCATATAAGGCAACAGTCTCCGCCTGCCGAGAAGATCAGGCCCCCCGCCACGCCGAGGAGACTCCTCCCCCCTTTGTAGCTCAGCACCAGGAGAGCCAATGAGATGACAGGGGCGGCCTTAATAGCCGCAGcgaagatggagggggaggagtcaGGGATCCACAGATAGAAGTAGACAGCGATGGCCAGGAAGaacggcgagagagagagtagtagaacacagtactgaaagagagagagagagagagagaggaaggggagacgagaggagaggaagaagggaggtaGTTAATATGAGAGATTTAAAATAATGACATTATTATACATTAACACaaaaaagtgtttgtgtgtgtgtgtgtgcatgcgtgtgtgattAGAGGTAAGGATCATACCGTGTTCCTGCGCTGTCTTCGGTCATAGGCGGCTGTTTCAAGGATGTCCATCTCTCTCAGAACCAAGAGCTGTGTGTATCTGGGCTGTACCGGTTTCCTTCAGTCCTGCCTCCTTCCAGAGGATTTCATGTGTTTCTCTTTTCCTCTGGACTTccttgtctcttctctctccactggTTCAGTCTGTCTGAGTGTGTCCCTGTCTCTTGGTGCCGGTCGACATTGAACTTTGGACCAATCACAGTGACACGTTATCTGTCAGATTGCTCAGTTATAATCAATGCCCAATGTCTCCTCCTCTCAGTTTTACTTTTCAACTCTGCCAGTAGTGACCCTTGGCCCATCCAACTAGACCAGATAAGTGACATCATCAACTTGAGGGTGAAGTTGAACTGGGCCAGAGCCATGTATTAAGACA
This sequence is a window from Oncorhynchus mykiss isolate Arlee chromosome 13, USDA_OmykA_1.1, whole genome shotgun sequence. Protein-coding genes within it:
- the LOC110487446 gene encoding lysoplasmalogenase; its protein translation is MDILETAAYDRRQRRNTYCVLLLSLSPFFLAIAVYFYLWIPDSSPSIFAAAIKAAPVISLALLVLSYKGGRSLLGVAGGLIFSAGGDCCLIWPELFLHGMASFALAHLLYSLTFLSTRYSSPSSSSSLSYFFCLLLWLLGGGLYAYLFPFLQKTPDAAALTPGVGVYVALIVLMATLAVRTRRPLIMLGSLIFMTSDLTLALQTFKVTEPLEHGRHIVMTTYYLAQLLIAVGDIKAAEGGDEFAKWKKS